The following coding sequences are from one Musa acuminata AAA Group cultivar baxijiao chromosome BXJ2-4, Cavendish_Baxijiao_AAA, whole genome shotgun sequence window:
- the LOC135609619 gene encoding receptor-like protein EIX2 isoform X1 yields MATGYGCGGGALVPMYVMLMALLISSRAISRLEAKGSCVESERRALLAVGADMYDPSGDWLASWTGDDCCTWRGVACDGATGHVTKLDLRFPYLDVVGDVDASRVNPSLLELTHLKYLDLSMNNFSSAAVPETFASLVHLEYLNLSSAMFAGAVPPRLGNLSALRYLDLNGCYGDLHVDDLGWLSHLPYLRYLDMSCVDMSLATNWFHSINSIPSLQVLHLQWSNPTYVPPTLPPFNLTSITMLDLSGNLNINTSILDWLSNASTLEHLQLGSCGGFDIQPLQPALAALTNLLELDLSANDIEGEIYGIVGNASKRLRNLDLQWNKLTGDIARILVSLRHLEYLVIDNNQITGHLPEMLGNLSSLRYLSFSSNQISGDIPQTVGNLLRLEFIYFSGNNLSGEIPQSIGNLTNLIQLYLGRNTIAGSIPESIGNLRNLEELYLSHNSITGHLPPSIGNLENLQAMYLQNNFITGRIPATVGGLRSLRRLDMSSNSLTGNIPRGMGSLCNLEYIDLSDNNVAGELADLIDGLSNCSPPLRLSSLHVSNNNLSGIIPPSLGQLSELSELYLPSNSLVGNVTESHFANLAILKFLDISQNTLRVILPDDWVPPFDAFTIGMSSCHLGTIIPSWIRTQTSLENLYLSRTGLWGTIPAWFSGFNPSGWHYLDLSSNSLHGSLPVVRSVEQSIINLSNNSFSGPLPRSFAADLNPSILTLSDNRISGDFPPFFCNMTLLEVLDLSNNGLSGELPDCHSSYPTSLQSLHLNNNSLSGSLPAFLKHCKQLITLDLGENRLSGELPRWIGSSLSSLKVLRLRSNLLHGTISAHISNLTSLHVLDLSCNNLSGAIPSSIGLLDAMVVIQNVIEPLIDSNARYYSEHVLITTKGSTIEYSTVLSLVTSIDLSNNDLHGEIPVELTDLHGLHFLNLSKNHLAGEIPTDIGGMRQLESLDLSMNNLGGEIPLSLSALNFLSHMNLSYNHLSGRIPTSNQLQTLNDPSIYVGNKGLCGTPLPKCPGDEASQGPASAGIQEEDNSDKLEMILNIASIVIGFVVGFWGFVGTMIVKQGMRIAVFQWIDRIYWRLAVKLAKLKLKGQRLT; encoded by the coding sequence ATGGCCACTGGTTATGGCTGCGGAGGTGGAGCTCTTGTTCCGATGTATGTGATGCTGATGGCCTTGCTCATCAGCAGCAGAGCCATCTCTCGTCTCGAAGCGAAGGGGAGCTGCGTAGAGAGCGAGAGGAGGGCTCTCCTTGCCGTCGGCGCCGACATGTACGACCCTTCCGGCGACTGGCTCGCCTCCTGGACCGGCGACGACTGCTGCACGTGGAGAGGAGTGGCCTGCGATGGTGCCACTGGCCATGTCACGAAGCTCGACCTCCGCTTCCCTTACCTGGACGTTGTCGGAGACGTCGACGCCAGCAGGGTGAACCCTTCTCTGCTTGAGCTGACGCACCTCAAGTACCTGGACCTGAGCATGAACAACTTCTCCTCCGCCGCCGTGCCCGAGACGTTCGCATCCCTGGTGCACCTGGAGTACCTGAACCTGTCGAGCGCCATGTTCGCCGGCGCCGTCCCTCCTCGGCTGGGGAACCTCTCCGCCCTTCGCTACCTGGATCTCAACGGGTGCTACGGCGACCTGCACGTGGATGACCTCGGCTGGCTCTCTCACCTTCCTTATCTCAGGTATCTCGACATGAGCTGCGTCGACATGTCGCTAGCGACCAATTGGTTCCACTCCATCAACTCCATcccctccctccaagtgctgcacCTGCAGTGGTCGAATCCCACGTACGTCCCGCCCACCCTGCCGCCTTTCAATCTCACCTCCATCACCATGCTCGATCTCTCCGGTAACCTCAACATAAACACTTCCATCCTGGACTGGCTGTCCAACGCCAGCACCCTCGAGCATCTCCAGCTCGGCTCCTGCGGCGGGTTCGATATCCAGCCGCTGCAACCTGCGCTGGCGGCTCTCACTAACTTGCTGGAATTAGATCTGTCGGCCAACGACATCGAAGGCGAAATCTATGGGATTGTGGGCAACGCCAGCAAGCGCTTGCGGAATCTGGATCTGCAATGGAACAAGCTAACCGGAGACATCGCACGCATCTTGGTGAGCCTAAGGCACCTGGAGTACCTGGTCATAGACAACAATCAGATCACCGGGCATCTTCCCGAGATGCTGGGAAATCTCAGCAGCCTACGGTATCTAAGCTTCAGCTCCAATCAAATTTCCGGTGACATTCCACAGACCGTTGGGAATCTCCTTCGCTTGGAGTTCATATACTTCTCCGGCAATAACCTCAGTGGCGAGATACCACAGAGCATAGGGAACCTCACCAACCTGATACAATTGTATTTGGGAAGGAACACCATCGCCGGATCGATACCGGAGAGCATCGGCAATCTCCGCAACCTCGAAGAGCTCTACCTGTCGCATAACAGCATCACAGGGCACCTACCTCCGTCCATTGGGAACCTGGAGAACTTGCAGGCCATGTACTTGCAGAACAACTTCATTACTGGACGAATACCAGCGACCGTCGGGGGCCTCCGAAGCTTGCGGCGCCTGGACATGTCATCCAACAGCTTGACGGGGAACATACCGAGGGGAATGGGAAGCTTGTGCAACCTAGAGTACATCGATTTGTCCGACAACAATGTCGCAGGGGAGCTTGCTGATCTCATAGATGGTTTGTCGAACTGCTCTCCACCACTGCGTCTATCTTCCCTGCATGTTTCGAATAACAATTTGAGTGGGATCATCCCTCCAAGCTTGGGCCAGTTATCTGAACTCTCTGAGTTGTACCTCCCCTCGAACTCGTTGGTAGGGAATGTGACCGAATCCCACTTCGCCAATCtcgccatcttaaagttcttggacATTTCTCAGAACACCTTGAGGGTGATCCTGCCTGACGACTGGGTTCCTCCTTTCGATGCCTTCACCATTGGAATGAGCTCCTGTCATCTGGGAACCATAATTCCTTCTTGGATCCGAACCCAGACGAGCCTAGAAAACCTGTACCTGTCCAGAACAGGGCTCTGGGGTACCATTCCAGCTTGGTTCTCGGGCTTCAACCCCAGTGGCTGGCATTACCTTGACTTGAGCTCCAACAGCTTGCATGGTTCATTACCAGTTGTGCGTTCTGTCGAGCAGAGCATCATAAACCTCTCCAACAACTCCTTCTCGGGACCTCTCCCCCGGAGCTTTGCAGCTGATCTGAACCCATCCATCTTGACCTTGTCTGACAACCGTATCAGTGGAGACTTCCCTCCCTTCTTTTGCAACATGACCTTACTGGAAGTCCTCGATCTGTCCAACAATGGCTTGTCCGGGGAGTTGCCGGACTGCCACAGCTCATATCCAACATCGCTACAGTCTCTGCACCTGAACAATAACAGCCTCTCTGGAAGTCTTCCTGCCTTCTTGAAACACTGCAAGCAATTGATCACCCTTGATCTGGGTGAGAACAGGTTGTCTGGTGAGCTACCGAGGTGGATAGGAAGCAGCCTCTCGTCTTTGAAGGTTCTTCGGTTGAGGTCCAATCTACTCCATGGCACCATCTCGGCGCACATATCCAACCTCACATCCCTCCATGTCCTGGATCTCTCCTGCAACAATCTTTCCGGTGCCATCCCTTCGTCCATTGGATTGCTGGACGCAATGGTCGTGATACAGAATGTCATAGAGCCGCTGATCGACAGCAACGCGCGGTACTACAGTGAGCATGTCCTGATAACCACCAAAGGATCGACCATCGAGTACAGCACCGTGCTATCGCTGGTGACGAGCATAGATCTGTCGAACAACGATCTGCATGGTGAGATTCCGGTTGAGCTGACCGATCTCCATGGACTGCATTTCCTGAACTTGTCCAAGAACCATTTGGCGGGGGAAATCCCGACTGACATTGGCGGCATGAGGCAGTTGGAATCACTCGACCTGTCGATGAACAATCTCGGCGGCGAGATTCCTTTGAGCTTGTCTGCTCTAAATTTCCTGAGCCACATGAACCTGTCTTACAATCACTTGTCCGGAAGAATCCCGACGAGCAATCAATTGCAGACCTTAAATGATCCCTCGATCTACGTCGGAAACAAAGGCCTCTGTGGAACGCCTTTGCCAAAGTGCCCCGGTGATGAAGCTTCTCAAGGTCCAGCTTCTGCAGGAATTCAAGAAGAAGATAACAGTGACAAGCTCGAAATGATACTGAACATTGCTAGCATTGTCATAGGATTCGTGGTTGGATTTTGGGGTTTCGTTGGCACAATGATCGTGAAACAGGGCATGAGGATTGCTGTCTTCCAATGGATCGACAGGATCTATTGGCGGTTGGCAGTAAAACTGGCAAAGCTGAAGCTAAAAGGACaaagactgacttga
- the LOC135609621 gene encoding bZIP transcription factor 11-like: MASPGGTSSGSSLLQTSGSEEDLQALMDQKRQKRMISNRESARRSRMRKQKHLDDLTAQLNQLRKENSRILTSLTLTTRHHSAVEAENSVLRTQMVELGNRLQSLSEILHCLNGNTAITSGLFCDGHQVNNSFSNPWNLMYMNQQPIMASVGNMFLY; this comes from the coding sequence ATGGCTTCTCCCGGTGGGACTTCATCAGGATCCAGCCTGCTCCAGACGTCAGGCTCCGAAGAGGATCTGCAGGCACTGATGGACCAGAAGAGGCAAAAGAGAATGATATCCAACCGCGAGTCCGCGAGGCGGTCGAGGATGCGCAAGCAGAAACATTTGGACGATCTGACGGCGCAGCTGAACCAGCTGAGGAAGGAGAACAGCCGGATCCTGACATCCTTGACCCTCACCACACGGCATCATTCGGCTGTGGAGGCCGAGAACTCTGTCCTCAGGACTCAGATGGTGGAGCTCGGCAACAGGCTGCAGTCTCTCAGTGAGATCCTACACTGCTTGAATGGGAACACCGCCATCACCAGTGGTCTGTTCTGTGATGGCCATCAGGTCAATAATAGCTTTAGCAATCCATGGAACCTCATGTACATGAACCAGCAGCCCATCATGGCTTCAGTAGGCAATATGTTCCTATACTGA
- the LOC135609619 gene encoding receptor-like protein EIX1 isoform X2: protein MATGYGCGGGALVPMYVMLMALLISSRAISRLEAKGSCVESERRALLAVGADMYDPSGDWLASWTGDDCCTWRGVACDGATGHVTKLDLRFPYLDVVGDVDASRVNPSLLELTHLKYLDLSMNNFSSAAVPETFASLVHLEYLNLSSAMFAGAVPPRLGNLSALRYLDLNGCYGDLHVDDLGWLSHLPYLRYLDMSCVDMSLATNWFHSINSIPSLQVLHLQWSNPTTLEHLQLGSCGGFDIQPLQPALAALTNLLELDLSANDIEGEIYGIVGNASKRLRNLDLQWNKLTGDIARILVSLRHLEYLVIDNNQITGHLPEMLGNLSSLRYLSFSSNQISGDIPQTVGNLLRLEFIYFSGNNLSGEIPQSIGNLTNLIQLYLGRNTIAGSIPESIGNLRNLEELYLSHNSITGHLPPSIGNLENLQAMYLQNNFITGRIPATVGGLRSLRRLDMSSNSLTGNIPRGMGSLCNLEYIDLSDNNVAGELADLIDGLSNCSPPLRLSSLHVSNNNLSGIIPPSLGQLSELSELYLPSNSLVGNVTESHFANLAILKFLDISQNTLRVILPDDWVPPFDAFTIGMSSCHLGTIIPSWIRTQTSLENLYLSRTGLWGTIPAWFSGFNPSGWHYLDLSSNSLHGSLPVVRSVEQSIINLSNNSFSGPLPRSFAADLNPSILTLSDNRISGDFPPFFCNMTLLEVLDLSNNGLSGELPDCHSSYPTSLQSLHLNNNSLSGSLPAFLKHCKQLITLDLGENRLSGELPRWIGSSLSSLKVLRLRSNLLHGTISAHISNLTSLHVLDLSCNNLSGAIPSSIGLLDAMVVIQNVIEPLIDSNARYYSEHVLITTKGSTIEYSTVLSLVTSIDLSNNDLHGEIPVELTDLHGLHFLNLSKNHLAGEIPTDIGGMRQLESLDLSMNNLGGEIPLSLSALNFLSHMNLSYNHLSGRIPTSNQLQTLNDPSIYVGNKGLCGTPLPKCPGDEASQGPASAGIQEEDNSDKLEMILNIASIVIGFVVGFWGFVGTMIVKQGMRIAVFQWIDRIYWRLAVKLAKLKLKGQRLT from the exons ATGGCCACTGGTTATGGCTGCGGAGGTGGAGCTCTTGTTCCGATGTATGTGATGCTGATGGCCTTGCTCATCAGCAGCAGAGCCATCTCTCGTCTCGAAGCGAAGGGGAGCTGCGTAGAGAGCGAGAGGAGGGCTCTCCTTGCCGTCGGCGCCGACATGTACGACCCTTCCGGCGACTGGCTCGCCTCCTGGACCGGCGACGACTGCTGCACGTGGAGAGGAGTGGCCTGCGATGGTGCCACTGGCCATGTCACGAAGCTCGACCTCCGCTTCCCTTACCTGGACGTTGTCGGAGACGTCGACGCCAGCAGGGTGAACCCTTCTCTGCTTGAGCTGACGCACCTCAAGTACCTGGACCTGAGCATGAACAACTTCTCCTCCGCCGCCGTGCCCGAGACGTTCGCATCCCTGGTGCACCTGGAGTACCTGAACCTGTCGAGCGCCATGTTCGCCGGCGCCGTCCCTCCTCGGCTGGGGAACCTCTCCGCCCTTCGCTACCTGGATCTCAACGGGTGCTACGGCGACCTGCACGTGGATGACCTCGGCTGGCTCTCTCACCTTCCTTATCTCAGGTATCTCGACATGAGCTGCGTCGACATGTCGCTAGCGACCAATTGGTTCCACTCCATCAACTCCATcccctccctccaagtgctgcacCTGCAGTGGTCGAATCCCAC CACCCTCGAGCATCTCCAGCTCGGCTCCTGCGGCGGGTTCGATATCCAGCCGCTGCAACCTGCGCTGGCGGCTCTCACTAACTTGCTGGAATTAGATCTGTCGGCCAACGACATCGAAGGCGAAATCTATGGGATTGTGGGCAACGCCAGCAAGCGCTTGCGGAATCTGGATCTGCAATGGAACAAGCTAACCGGAGACATCGCACGCATCTTGGTGAGCCTAAGGCACCTGGAGTACCTGGTCATAGACAACAATCAGATCACCGGGCATCTTCCCGAGATGCTGGGAAATCTCAGCAGCCTACGGTATCTAAGCTTCAGCTCCAATCAAATTTCCGGTGACATTCCACAGACCGTTGGGAATCTCCTTCGCTTGGAGTTCATATACTTCTCCGGCAATAACCTCAGTGGCGAGATACCACAGAGCATAGGGAACCTCACCAACCTGATACAATTGTATTTGGGAAGGAACACCATCGCCGGATCGATACCGGAGAGCATCGGCAATCTCCGCAACCTCGAAGAGCTCTACCTGTCGCATAACAGCATCACAGGGCACCTACCTCCGTCCATTGGGAACCTGGAGAACTTGCAGGCCATGTACTTGCAGAACAACTTCATTACTGGACGAATACCAGCGACCGTCGGGGGCCTCCGAAGCTTGCGGCGCCTGGACATGTCATCCAACAGCTTGACGGGGAACATACCGAGGGGAATGGGAAGCTTGTGCAACCTAGAGTACATCGATTTGTCCGACAACAATGTCGCAGGGGAGCTTGCTGATCTCATAGATGGTTTGTCGAACTGCTCTCCACCACTGCGTCTATCTTCCCTGCATGTTTCGAATAACAATTTGAGTGGGATCATCCCTCCAAGCTTGGGCCAGTTATCTGAACTCTCTGAGTTGTACCTCCCCTCGAACTCGTTGGTAGGGAATGTGACCGAATCCCACTTCGCCAATCtcgccatcttaaagttcttggacATTTCTCAGAACACCTTGAGGGTGATCCTGCCTGACGACTGGGTTCCTCCTTTCGATGCCTTCACCATTGGAATGAGCTCCTGTCATCTGGGAACCATAATTCCTTCTTGGATCCGAACCCAGACGAGCCTAGAAAACCTGTACCTGTCCAGAACAGGGCTCTGGGGTACCATTCCAGCTTGGTTCTCGGGCTTCAACCCCAGTGGCTGGCATTACCTTGACTTGAGCTCCAACAGCTTGCATGGTTCATTACCAGTTGTGCGTTCTGTCGAGCAGAGCATCATAAACCTCTCCAACAACTCCTTCTCGGGACCTCTCCCCCGGAGCTTTGCAGCTGATCTGAACCCATCCATCTTGACCTTGTCTGACAACCGTATCAGTGGAGACTTCCCTCCCTTCTTTTGCAACATGACCTTACTGGAAGTCCTCGATCTGTCCAACAATGGCTTGTCCGGGGAGTTGCCGGACTGCCACAGCTCATATCCAACATCGCTACAGTCTCTGCACCTGAACAATAACAGCCTCTCTGGAAGTCTTCCTGCCTTCTTGAAACACTGCAAGCAATTGATCACCCTTGATCTGGGTGAGAACAGGTTGTCTGGTGAGCTACCGAGGTGGATAGGAAGCAGCCTCTCGTCTTTGAAGGTTCTTCGGTTGAGGTCCAATCTACTCCATGGCACCATCTCGGCGCACATATCCAACCTCACATCCCTCCATGTCCTGGATCTCTCCTGCAACAATCTTTCCGGTGCCATCCCTTCGTCCATTGGATTGCTGGACGCAATGGTCGTGATACAGAATGTCATAGAGCCGCTGATCGACAGCAACGCGCGGTACTACAGTGAGCATGTCCTGATAACCACCAAAGGATCGACCATCGAGTACAGCACCGTGCTATCGCTGGTGACGAGCATAGATCTGTCGAACAACGATCTGCATGGTGAGATTCCGGTTGAGCTGACCGATCTCCATGGACTGCATTTCCTGAACTTGTCCAAGAACCATTTGGCGGGGGAAATCCCGACTGACATTGGCGGCATGAGGCAGTTGGAATCACTCGACCTGTCGATGAACAATCTCGGCGGCGAGATTCCTTTGAGCTTGTCTGCTCTAAATTTCCTGAGCCACATGAACCTGTCTTACAATCACTTGTCCGGAAGAATCCCGACGAGCAATCAATTGCAGACCTTAAATGATCCCTCGATCTACGTCGGAAACAAAGGCCTCTGTGGAACGCCTTTGCCAAAGTGCCCCGGTGATGAAGCTTCTCAAGGTCCAGCTTCTGCAGGAATTCAAGAAGAAGATAACAGTGACAAGCTCGAAATGATACTGAACATTGCTAGCATTGTCATAGGATTCGTGGTTGGATTTTGGGGTTTCGTTGGCACAATGATCGTGAAACAGGGCATGAGGATTGCTGTCTTCCAATGGATCGACAGGATCTATTGGCGGTTGGCAGTAAAACTGGCAAAGCTGAAGCTAAAAGGACaaagactgacttga